One window of the Eucalyptus grandis isolate ANBG69807.140 chromosome 6, ASM1654582v1, whole genome shotgun sequence genome contains the following:
- the LOC120294318 gene encoding probable disease resistance protein At4g27220, which yields MTSLKRKLEELIRSHQADMNKLKSKWMRIEEQYWSVVQAIREGISFPPEKVAEVEGLSKELEQILPVPGRSSKTSHLVTIEELLGKDTRRKVKEMFYTMLRNEFFILGVYGMGGVGKTAILRTRREGAGLLYGHLNAKKACILILDGLWKPFEVKDVGIPVETGKLKLIVTTRSPDVCRMMLCQKQIKIELLDMEDSWRLFLKKLCFAGELPREVEQIARSLLDRCCGLPLGIIEIATRMRGVKKEREWRDMLGNLEESRMELDVFKRLQLSYLNLGDEQVQQCFLHSMLCSGNLLSEADREYLIESFIEEGLLGGSATRQGLYDQGNDILDKIEGAGLLDPEKGHRYLHPLTRDMALHVVRSTTHMVKAYMGLKEIPEEVFWTDRLEKVFLQGNKIEEMPYNVSPNCPKLTRLSLYDNSTLGDIHESFFRHLKGLAVLDLGRTGITKLPDSISQLESLEALLLQSCFALRFIPYVGKLGSLRKLDLKGCESLEEVPEGMEMLANLRYLALDGTEIETLPEGVSGKLVNLQYLAIRKLRAGEEVKLPKVEELHCSVSNVEMFNACVGSLERNSSQRYRLVMGAPENFSLWCGGRLRGLYSLIVATISLRV from the exons ATGACATCTCTCAAAAGAAAGCTGGAAGAACTCATCCGCAGTCACCAAGCGGACATGAACAAGCTAAAGTCGAAGTGGATGAGAATAGAAGAGCAATATTGGAGTGTAGTGCAGGCAATTAGAGAAGGAATATCTTTTCCACCGGAGAAAGTAGCAGAGGTGGAAGGGTTGAGCAAAGAACTTGAACAGATTCTTCCAGTTCCAGGAAGATCTAGCAAAACATCTCATTTGGTGACAATAGAAGAATTATTAGGCAAAGATACTCGACGGAAGGTGAAGGAGATGTTTTACACTATGTTGCGGAATGAGTTTTTCATACTCGGTGTTTATGGTATGGGTGGAGTGGGCAAGACGGCCATTTTGAG GACGCGAAGAGAAGGGGCGGGCCTATTGTATGGACATCTGAATGCAAAGAAGGCATGCATCCTAATTTTAGATGGCCTTTGGAAGCCCTTTGAAGTTAAGGATGTGGGTATTCCAGTTGAAACGGGCAAACTAAAGTTGATAGTGACAACTCGATCACCAGATGTGTGTCGTATGATGCTCTGtcaaaagcaaattaagatAGAGCTTCTCGATATGGAAGATTCTTGGAGGTTATTTTTAAAGAAGCTTTGCTTTGCGGGAGAACTCCCTCGGGAAGTTGAACAAATTGCAAGGTCTCTTCTTGATAGGTGTTGTGGTCTGCCACTTGGGATCATTGAGATTGCAACTCGCATGAGAGGGGTAAAGAAAGAGCGTGAGTGGAGAGACATGTTGGGAAATTTAGAAGAGTCCAGGATGGAGCTTGACGTGTTCAAGCGTCTGCAGCTCAGTTACTTGAACTTGGGTGATGAACAAGTGCAACAGTGTTTCCTGCATTCAATGCTTTGTTCTGGAAATCTCCTTTCAGAAGCTGACAGAGAGTATTTGATAGAGTCTTTTATAGAAGAAGGTTTGTTAGGTGGAAGTGCCACCAGGCAAGGACTGTACGATCAGGGTAACGATATATTGGATAAAATAGAAGGGGCCGGCCTGTTGGATCCTGAAAAAGGGCATCGGTATCTACACCCGTTGACAAGGGACATGGCATTGCATGTAGTGCGGAGCACAACACACATGGTTAAGGCCTATATGGGGTTGAAAGAAATACCGGAGGAAGTATTCTGGACTGATCGTCTAGAGAAAGTCTTTTTACAAGgcaacaaaatagaagaaatgcCATACAACGTATCACCAAATTGCCCTAAACTGACGCGGCTGTCTTTGTATGACAATTCGACCTTGGGAGACATCCATGAATCTTTCTTCAGACATCTAAAGGGGCTGGCGGTTCTAGATCTGGGCCGCACTGGAATCACGAAATTACCGGACTCCATCTCCCAGTTGGAGAGCTTGGAAGCACTGTTACTGCAAAGTTGTTTCGCATTACGCTTTATTCCTTATGTTGGAAAGTTGGGATCCCTAAGAAAGTTGGACCTCAAAGGGTGTGAAAGTCTTGAAGAAGTGCCAGAGGGCATGGAGATGTTGGCAAACCTGAGGTACCTCGCCCTAGATGGCACAGAGATAGAGACATTACCGGAGGGAGTGTCAGGGAAGCTGGTGAACTTGCAATATCTCGCGATTAGAAAGCTAAGGGCAGGAGAAGAGGTAAAATTACCGAAGGTGGAGGAACTTCATTGTTCTGTTTCCAATGTGGAAATGTTCAATGCATGTGTGGGGTCTCTCGAGCGAAATAGTAGCCAACGGTACAGGCTCGTGATGGGTGCACCAGAAAATTTCAGCCTTTGGTGTGGAGGAAGACTGAGAGGTCTTTACTCATTGATAGTTGCGACCATATCGTTGCGAGTATAG